Genomic segment of Panicum virgatum strain AP13 chromosome 2K, P.virgatum_v5, whole genome shotgun sequence:
gcctaattcactccctccccctcttaggctagagcacccgatcactttcaattggtattagagccgggactcacttctctcacaaagaaagccaattctattggcaaATTTTGTgattaccggctcattagaccGGTAgacttcaccgcctagtgagttagctcttagggggaaaggatggatccctttagacccgctccacggttcgacggcacgggcttccaacgatggaaggttttaatgcaagcccatctccaagcgaCGGGACTAAACATTTTGAGAGTTCTGAGTGAAGGCACGAAAAATAATGGTCACCAAGAGAAGCAACATGATGTCACCGCAAAATacataatcttgtcttctcttagtgataatgtgttcaatTGTGTTTATTCTTATGAAAATGCTAAagagctatggaagactatcattgagaaccataAGGGCACGGAAGATGTTgccaatgaaagatatcatgttctcattgataagcttaatagctttaagcaacttgatgatgagaatgccgaatctatgtactcacgattgaatactcttgtgaatgagattaattctctATGTATAAAGCAAATTGAAGATACgaaactcattcgcaagatccttcactcactccgaaggccggactatgatttggtgaccacaattctatatgagaaaaaGCTCAACACgctgacaccaaatcaagtcctcaataaGGTGATCGCTCATGAACTACGCAATGATATCAAGACAAAAGCATCATCCTCTTCACCAACgcatagtgcacttgcatgcaaataactcaagaagttgaagaagatggtcatCAAAGGTagttcaagtgatgaggaagaggaggatgcAAGAAACTCCtcaaataataaaaaagaaCCAATGAACCACAACTTCTACAAGCAAGTGAAGAAGAtaaacaaatgcttgaaggaaatcaactcaatggggtatatggtcttcctcaaagatgggcctcaccatcaacttatgaaggttgagaagaagttcaagaaggacaagaaaaagaaggagaagaagcccaagcatgaatcatttgccacatttggtgaatgggtaagtggtggtgaagaatcaagcacGAGTTCAAGTGATTGGTGTTATTCAAAATATCCTTCATATTATGCGAATAAGTGTAACTTAGTTGTTTCGGTTCTTTATGATTGGACTTGTCCACCTTGGTTCGAGTCCTCGACTCAGCACGAGTGTTTGTATTTTcttggatttatttctgaattagCTAGCATGCGTCATACACTCATACATGCTTAAGAATGTGGAAAGAAATATAAGTACAACAAATCTCTTGATCCCAAACCCATGCTAAAACCTAGAACATATGTTTTTGTTATTGCTGATAACCATGAGAACACCAAAATTTTCTGGCACTATTATTGTTCATATGATATGGCAATACTACACTGGCATTGATAAAGACTGGAATATATAAAGAAGAAAATGTATTATAGACTCTAACAATACATTCATGAGAAACATGACAGTATAAGACAATGGTTACTGATATGATCTGACATCACTTAGTTGCTGAGTACTGGAGTATTTATCTCTGATAGCATGCATCTCTGCTGCAGCATTGCTCATTGATAACCGCTCTGTGGGCAATTGCTTTGAGCACAGGATACCAAGCTGAATCACGGAAGACAAACATTCCTTAATTTTTGTTATATACCTTGTATCATTGCTAGTGTTTGGTCCTTCACGTAGCCATATGTTGGCATCTGCTATCTCCATAACCTTGTCTGGGAAAGCCACCTCAGCATAATGATGCAGGCTTATCCCATCTTTAAACATATCATTTGTTGGGCTCCTTCCCGTGAACATCTCGATCAAAGTGATACCGAGACTAAAGACATCACCATTAGTGGATACTGCAAGACCATCTCCATATTCTGCAATTTATTGCAAAGATGTCATGTGCATAGGGCTAATTAGATGATATAGTGTGAAGAACATGGGGACGACCAAAAGTTACCTGGAGCAATGTACCCGATGGAACCTCTTATTCCTATGGAACTGTTGGAATTCATATGTTGTTTGCTTGTTGCTTCATCTAGAACTCTAGCAATGCCAAAATCCCCAACACAAGCTCTCATGTCCTGATTAAGAAGAATGTTGCTTGGCTTTAGATCGCAATGGATGACTGGTGGCTGGCAACCGTTGTGAAGATAGTCCAAAGCATCCACGATGTCCACTGCGATATCTAACCTCTGTGACAAGCTAAGTGCTCCTTGCCCATTTTGTCTATCAAAATTTGAGTGGATCCATCTGTCTAAGCTGCTGTTAGTCATGAACTCAAAGACTATTGCTCTGAAGTCTTGACCCTGGTGGTCGATGCTTGAACAGCATGTAACGATCTTTACAAGGCAGCGGTGCTTCACTCTTCTCAGTGCCTCACATTCAGCCTGGAAGCTTTTATATGACCCTGATACCTGGAGATTGAACACCTTAACAGCTACAGCAGTGGCTTGATTTTCTAGAGTGCATTTGTATACTTTACCATATCTTCCTTTTCCAAGCACATTTGCTTCTGAAAATCCATCTGTTCCTTTCAATATGTCATTGTACGGAACTATTGGAAGCTCGGGCTCTGTGAATTGTGGTGGTATTTCTTTTTTTGATGCTTTCTTTAACTTTCTGTAAAGAAGTCCAGCCCAAACAACAAAAATTGAGAGCAGGGGAGCTCCTGCTGTTGGGATTGCTATTCTAAGAGACTTCGACATGCCTTTCTTATTCTTTCTTGCACTAGAGCTTGGGCATTCTGGCAGATGGAGCTGTGGTACTCCGCCGCATAACGCATTGTTCCCAACAATTGATAGTCCTGTTAGATTTGTGAAAATCCCTTCTTTTGGTACTTTGCCATGCAAATTGTTGAAGGATAGATCAAGGCGGAGCAGAGAGGTTTGATTGCCTAACGATTCTGGAATCGTTCCTGATAAGTTATTGTGGGCAAGGTACAACTCCTGCAAGTTAGTAATGCTGGCTAGGTTGCCAGGGATGCTACCGTTCAGTTTATTGTTCGTCAAATTGAGGAAAGTGAGGCCTGCCATTTTGTTGAATGTAACAGGAATGCTTCCTTGGAATGAATTGCCATCCAAAGCTAGTTTTTCCAGGACTCTACAGTTACTGATGGTATCAGGTATGTCACCTGACAATTTGTTTCCTGACAGGGTGAGCTCTTTGAGATTTACCAAACCACCAACCTCTGAAGGAAGCGGTCCCTCCAGCAAGTTGTAAGACAAATCGAAATCTATTGAGATTGATGACAGGTGCCCAACTTCATTGGGGATAAAACCAGTAACCTTGTTTTTGAATAGATCCAATACTGAAAGCTTGCTCAAATTTCCAATGCTTGGTGGAATTGAACCCTGCAAGTTGTTGGCATGTACAGAAAGTATAGATAGACTAGTGATTTTTCCGATGGAGGATGGTACTACTCCTGAGATATTGTTCGAAGACAGATATAACTCATTCAATTGTGTAAGCTTTCCTATGCTTTCAGGAATGGCCCCGCTGAGTAAGTTGTCTGAAAGGTCAACCAGCTGAAGACTTGCCAAATTTCCGACATCCAATGGGACGGCACCGGATATTTTGTTGCTTGGAATTTGTAGCACTTGGAGATTGGCGGACAAATTAGCCAATGAACTTGGCAGTTTCCCCTTGAGCCTATTCCATCCAAGTTCTAGCTTCTGTAATCTGCTACAATTAGCCAAAGAAGCAACAAATTCCCATTCTTCTTCATTGTTTGCTTCTAACATATTGTTGTCCATCTGAAACAAATTAAGATTCTGCAACCTACCCAAATCAGAAGGAACAACCCCGGAGAAACTATTGGATGTAGCATCAATAGCCTGGAGTGTGGAGAGATTAGTTAATGACAGTGGAAGAACTCCACTAAACAGGTTTAGTCCGATCCCAATATCTTTGATGCTCGGAAGGTTTTTCCCCAGGTCTGATGGTAGACGGCCGTGCAGCTTGTTGCCTGCCATAGAAAGCAGGTACACAGATGATAGGTTGTACAGTGAAGGAGGAACCGAACCTGAGAGGTTCTTAAGTGAGGgtcttttacatttttaccattattaCCAACCACACTCATCAGATTATCATCTTTAGAATGGCACCTACAACTATACCAGTAGAGAGAAGTTTAACTTACAATTTTACCACTTTTGCGTACGTGGCAAGCCACGCAGCCATGCCACGTTGGCGTCCAGTCAGCCCGGAGTACGAAATGTCCTCCCTACCCCtgatctcctctctctctttccctctccGACAGCCGGGTCCCAACTTTACTCCCTTCCAGGTGGGCCCCCCTTGTCAGCTTCATCTCCTACCTCTCGACACAGCCACTGCCTCGGAGATGAAGCCGAACCACCCGCCGTTCTTCTGCACCGCCGTGTCCACCTGCCCCGCGTCCCCTCCCccggccgcggcgtcggcgagcgTGTAGAGCgcggcctggaggtgggcccccgACCCCGAGCGAGTCGAGCCCGTGGAGCCCCACCCTCACGGCGTGATATACTCCAGCAAGTATATTGGGAACGGGGCGGGCTTCCCTGGTCGGTACGACTCGGCCGTGGTCGCGAAGGAGTCCGAGGACGAGGTGACCATCCCGATGGCGGAcaggccgtgggcggcggcggtgtgctggtggtgctgcgcctggaggaggcggcggcggcgggcggcggcgtcgacgaggTGCGGCATCAAGAGGTAGCGCATGCTGTCCTTGAAGCGCTTGCTGTTGGCGTCGCAGTTGAGCTGCTTGGCGTGCTTCTGCACCCGGGTCCTCCAGTAGTTCTTGATCTCGTTGTCCGTCCTCCCCGGCAGGTGCTGCGCGATCTTCGATCACCTGATCGATCGAGGACCAGAATGCAATTAGATGAGACGCTCAGGATCAGGATGGAATGGAACAACTATATGCAAGAACTTTCTAGAGACAGAAGAAGCAAAGCTAAAGCTACATTACAGAGGGCGTGCAGCTTTGAAATTCGTGCATCGTTCCACCTGGTATAGCTTTGAAAGTGGCTGTGTCGAGAGGTAGGAGATGAagctgacaagtggggcccacCTAAGAAGGGAGAGTAAAGTTGGGACACGACTGTCggagagggaaagagagagaggagatcaGGGGTAGGGAGGACATTTCGTACTCCGGGCTGACTGGACGCCAACGTGGCATGGCTGCGTGGCTTGCCACGTACGCAAAAGTGGTAAAATTGTAAGTTAAATTTCTCTCTACTGGTATAGTTGTAGGTGCCATTTTAAAGATGATAATCTGATGAGTGTGGTTGGtaataatggtaaaaatgtaaaagacCCCTTAAGTGAAAGCTGAATGAAGGTGACATGTTGATTGTTCCCGATGCCGGCAGGGATGGATCCCTGGAGGTAGTTGATTGCCAGAGACAGGATGGTCATCCGTGAAAGGTTCCCCAGAGACGACGGGATGGTGCCGGTGATGCTGTCGTTGGCGAGCTCAAGAACAGCAAGCGACGGCATGCTGCCAATCTCGGCCGGGATGCTTCCCTGCACCCCCTTGTTGCTGTAGATGCACAGCACACGGAGGCTCGTGCAGCGGCTGATGTTGGTCGGGATCACGCCGGCGAGCATGTTCACGCCGAGGTCCAGCTGCTGAAGGCGCCGGAGGGAGCCGACGCTGGGAGGGATCTCCCCCCGCAGGCCGTTGAAGCTGAGGTTGAGCGAGCGCAGGAAGGTGAGGTTGCCGATGGCTGGGGAGATGGTGCCGGCCAGGCCAACGGCGGAACCAGGGGGGGCGAGCAGGGGCCACGGCCCCCCTAAAATCAGTGAAAATTTTTAACCCCCACCTATATTCCAAAGCCCAACACAAAGGTCAATCAATGCAACGATGCTTTGTACTTAAGTTTTTCGGCTATCGTCCTTAACAAACCCAACAACACATATTGAACGGTGCACGTATACACATCTACCTAGGCAGCTAGCTAAATACTAGTCAAATCCAACCCGAAGACTCCAATATTACTCTCTCCGTCACCAAATATAAGGCATTCTGGAGTTTTTAGAATAAATTATGGCTATATAAAAGACTCTCCTACCCCTAATTAccctaattattaagtattgggACTCTATTTGGTTaactaaatatgtgctaataatTAAAGTAACATGACATTTCTGTTCGCCGATGGCAAAGCGCCGACGGCAGCTACAGGGACGGCGAAGcccttgtttgccgtgtgtcaaaaGTCGCGCACACGGCGAACCTTTTCGCCGTGTGTATATATAGGCGCACGGCGAAAAAAAGCGAGAAGACGCCATCCGGGCTAGCTGACGGCGTCGGCGTCTGTTCGCCGTGTGTCTGCACCGTGGACACACGGTGAACTTTcagacttcgccgtg
This window contains:
- the LOC120667813 gene encoding probable LRR receptor-like serine/threonine-protein kinase At3g47570, yielding MAGNKLHGRLPSDLGKNLPSIKDIGIGLNLFSGVLPLSLTNLSTLQAIDATSNSFSGVVPSDLGRLQNLNLFQMDNNMLEANNEEEWEFVASLANCSRLQKLELGWNRLKGKLPSSLANLSANLQVLQIPSNKISGAVPLDVGNLASLQLVDLSDNLLSGAIPESIGKLTQLNELYLSSNNISGVVPSSIGKITSLSILSVHANNLQGSIPPSIGNLSKLSVLDLFKNKVTGFIPNEVGHLSSISIDFDLSYNLLEGPLPSEVGGLVNLKELTLSGNKLSGDIPDTISNCRVLEKLALDGNSFQGSIPVTFNKMAGLTFLNLTNNKLNGSIPGNLASITNLQELYLAHNNLSGTIPESLGNQTSLLRLDLSFNNLHGKVPKEGIFTNLTGLSIVGNNALCGGVPQLHLPECPSSSARKNKKGMSKSLRIAIPTAGAPLLSIFVVWAGLLYRKLKKASKKEIPPQFTEPELPIVPYNDILKGTDGFSEANVLGKGRYGKVYKCTLENQATAVAVKVFNLQVSGSYKSFQAECEALRRVKHRCLVKIVTCCSSIDHQGQDFRAIVFEFMTNSSLDRWIHSNFDRQNGQGALSLSQRLDIAVDIVDALDYLHNGCQPPVIHCDLKPSNILLNQDMRACVGDFGIARVLDEATSKQHMNSNSSIGIRGSIGYIAPEYGDGLAVSTNGDVFSLGITLIEMFTGRSPTNDMFKDGISLHHYAEVAFPDKVMEIADANIWLREGPNTSNDTRYITKIKECLSSVIQLGILCSKQLPTERLSMSNAAAEMHAIRDKYSSTQQLSDVRSYQ